Proteins encoded by one window of Bacteroidota bacterium:
- the dinB gene encoding DNA polymerase IV, translated as MQQTYIAHIDLDCFFVSVERIKNPALIGKPVAVGGSPTDRGVIASASYEARKFGVRSAMPTSQALKLCPNLIVVSGHHIDYSDYSNRLYHRMLEFSPIVERASIDEMYLDFTGCEKLYKHDLPGFIKILQQLISTEFQLPSTIALASNKLVAKIAANTVKPEGVIYIPHGTESKFLAPLPIEVIPGVGKKTEEFLKQKGFLTVADIQSVAREKLVETLGANGDWIYNASFGRGSTTLETSHIPKSISREETFTTDVSETEELKKILFSLVESVCTTLRSHNFKARTVTLKLRNPKFTTSTHRQTIAPTNYDPVVFKTASELLKKNYDDKTPIRLIGIGLSNFVDAAQTELELFQTKEKKDKIVEAVDKIRDKFGDDAIRIGNI; from the coding sequence ATGCAACAAACTTACATAGCACATATCGACCTCGATTGTTTCTTCGTTTCAGTTGAACGAATCAAGAACCCGGCACTTATTGGGAAGCCGGTTGCTGTTGGCGGTAGTCCGACAGATCGCGGGGTTATCGCTTCAGCTTCGTACGAAGCGAGGAAATTCGGTGTTCGTTCGGCTATGCCTACATCACAAGCCCTGAAACTTTGTCCAAACTTGATTGTTGTTTCAGGACATCATATAGATTATTCCGATTACTCAAACAGACTTTATCATAGAATGCTTGAATTTTCACCAATAGTTGAGCGGGCTTCAATCGACGAAATGTATCTCGATTTTACAGGCTGCGAAAAATTGTACAAACACGATTTACCCGGTTTTATAAAAATACTTCAGCAGCTAATAAGTACGGAATTTCAACTCCCCTCAACAATTGCATTAGCGTCGAATAAATTGGTAGCCAAGATTGCCGCTAACACAGTTAAGCCGGAAGGTGTTATTTACATACCACACGGAACTGAATCGAAATTTCTCGCCCCGCTGCCAATCGAGGTTATACCCGGTGTCGGGAAAAAAACAGAAGAATTTTTAAAGCAAAAAGGGTTCCTAACAGTTGCCGACATTCAATCAGTGGCGCGTGAAAAATTAGTTGAAACGTTAGGTGCAAACGGCGATTGGATTTATAATGCTTCCTTCGGGCGTGGCTCCACGACTCTTGAAACTTCACATATCCCCAAAAGTATCAGCCGTGAAGAAACATTTACTACCGACGTCTCCGAAACTGAAGAGTTGAAGAAAATACTTTTTTCGCTCGTTGAGAGCGTCTGCACGACTTTGCGTTCACATAATTTTAAGGCAAGAACTGTTACATTGAAACTTCGCAATCCCAAATTTACGACTTCAACTCACCGGCAAACCATTGCACCGACTAACTATGACCCGGTAGTTTTTAAAACAGCAAGTGAACTGCTAAAGAAAAATTACGACGATAAAACTCCAATTAGATTAATCGGAATCGGGCTGTCAAACTTTGTAGATGCTGCACAGACCGAGTTAGAACTTTTTCAGACCAAAGAGAAGAAAGATAAAATTGTAGAAGCGGTGGATAAAATTCGCGATAAGTTTGGAGACGATGCAATCAGGATTGGTAACATTTAA
- a CDS encoding type II toxin-antitoxin system death-on-curing family toxin, whose amino-acid sequence MMAIKFISEEVVLLIHSILLERYGGRPGIRDKNLLDSALAQPRITIGGKYLQKTIFHKAAAYGFHICKNHAFVDGNKRVAFVLMDIFLQKNGWEIIADETSAYEMMINLASSKMNKAQLAKWLEANCKRLKI is encoded by the coding sequence ATAATGGCAATTAAATTCATTTCTGAAGAAGTAGTTCTGCTTATTCATTCAATCCTATTGGAACGTTATGGCGGAAGACCAGGTATTCGAGATAAAAATTTGCTCGACTCAGCGCTTGCTCAACCCAGAATAACGATTGGGGGAAAATATTTGCAAAAAACAATTTTCCATAAAGCTGCTGCTTATGGGTTTCATATCTGTAAAAATCACGCTTTTGTAGATGGGAACAAGCGAGTGGCATTCGTGTTAATGGATATATTTTTACAGAAAAACGGATGGGAGATAATTGCAGATGAAACATCAGCTTATGAAATGATGATAAATCTGGCAAGCAGCAAAATGAATAAAGCACAACTCGCAAAATGGTTAGAAGCCAATTGTAAACGGCTAAAAATTTAG
- a CDS encoding AbrB/MazE/SpoVT family DNA-binding domain-containing protein: MLKTAIRRVGNSLGITLPKTIIDNYHLDEGDEINIIETEEGIVLSPYNPKFSEWVDAFERTNKKYRNTLNKLAK; the protein is encoded by the coding sequence ATGTTAAAAACAGCTATCCGGCGAGTGGGAAATAGCCTTGGTATTACTTTGCCGAAAACGATAATTGATAATTATCATTTAGACGAAGGAGACGAAATTAACATCATTGAAACAGAGGAAGGAATTGTGTTGTCTCCATACAACCCAAAGTTTTCAGAATGGGTAGATGCTTTTGAAAGGACGAATAAAAAATATCGAAACACTCTGAATAAATTAGCAAAATAA
- a CDS encoding ATP-binding protein yields the protein MKISTRLSLFLIIFSFGIITATAFLIHYRMEKFFFDRITSQLITHTNQFEYILGTDSWLGKAEDSIYEHYREYAKRTGIRLTLIASDGTVVFESERTRDELLAIEKHLHRVEIQSAIKGEVGISKRLSSTLGHEMLYVARKITPAIKFFDTEISFIRCGILLTEVEKSTAELREAIIFVSVALLVLIVLISLWISKPITKPMKKIIEVANEIQQGNIGKRISVPDKQNGSEIWNLARAINGMIDRLDEDIIQLRILEVVRSEFLGNVSHELRTPIFAIQASLETLLSGAIDDPSVNKEFLTKALNNIRRLDALLYDLIEISRIESGEMKMSFRYFNLEDFLKSTVVEMQTLAESKQIKINCKLLVENVEVYGDKDRIKQAVVNLIDNSIKYSEPNGFIDIYYEKTDSGIKITVQDTGYGISTEHLPHIFERFYRVDKDRSREVGGTGLGLAIVKHIIEAHESKVEVESEVGKGSRFSFVLKK from the coding sequence ATGAAGATAAGTACAAGGCTAAGCTTGTTTTTAATCATATTTTCGTTTGGAATTATTACGGCGACTGCTTTTTTAATCCATTATCGGATGGAAAAATTTTTTTTCGATAGAATTACCAGTCAGCTTATTACCCATACAAACCAATTTGAATATATTTTAGGAACTGATTCGTGGTTGGGCAAAGCGGAAGATTCGATTTACGAACATTATCGCGAGTATGCAAAACGAACGGGTATCAGACTTACTTTAATAGCATCGGACGGGACGGTAGTTTTTGAATCGGAGCGGACAAGAGACGAGCTGCTTGCAATTGAAAAACATTTACATCGTGTTGAAATACAAAGTGCGATCAAGGGTGAAGTCGGTATTAGCAAACGATTAAGCTCGACACTCGGTCATGAAATGCTTTATGTCGCCCGGAAAATTACACCGGCAATTAAATTTTTCGATACTGAAATATCTTTTATAAGGTGCGGAATTCTACTTACTGAAGTCGAAAAATCGACAGCCGAATTACGAGAAGCTATTATTTTCGTCAGCGTGGCATTACTTGTTTTAATTGTTCTGATTAGTTTATGGATATCGAAACCTATTACCAAGCCGATGAAGAAGATCATAGAAGTTGCTAACGAAATACAACAGGGTAACATAGGTAAACGTATAAGCGTTCCGGATAAACAGAATGGCAGCGAGATATGGAATTTAGCAAGGGCAATCAACGGCATGATTGACAGGCTGGATGAAGATATCATTCAACTGAGGATACTTGAAGTAGTTAGGAGCGAGTTTTTAGGAAATGTTTCTCACGAACTTCGCACACCTATTTTTGCTATACAAGCATCGCTCGAAACACTCTTAAGCGGTGCAATTGATGACCCAAGCGTGAATAAGGAATTTCTTACAAAAGCCTTGAATAACATACGCCGTCTGGATGCATTGCTCTATGACTTGATAGAAATATCCCGCATCGAATCGGGCGAGATGAAAATGAGCTTCAGATATTTTAACCTTGAGGATTTTTTAAAGAGTACTGTTGTTGAAATGCAGACGCTGGCTGAAAGCAAACAGATTAAAATAAATTGCAAACTTCTTGTCGAAAATGTAGAAGTTTACGGCGACAAAGATCGAATAAAACAAGCCGTTGTAAATTTAATAGACAACTCTATTAAATATTCTGAGCCGAATGGTTTTATTGATATCTATTATGAAAAAACAGACAGTGGAATTAAAATTACAGTTCAAGACACAGGCTACGGAATATCCACAGAACATTTGCCTCATATTTTTGAACGCTTTTACCGGGTTGACAAAGACCGTTCACGCGAAGTCGGCGGTACTGGACTCGGACTTGCAATAGTCAAGCACATCATCGAAGCACACGAAAGTAAGGTCGAGGTCGAGAGCGAAGTTGGAAAGGGAAGCAGGTTTAGTTTTGTGCTCAAGAAGTAG
- a CDS encoding response regulator transcription factor, with the protein MRKTILIVDDEKDIVDLLKYNLQKEGYKVETAFDGEKALELVERQPDLILLDIMLPEYSGLEVVKEVKKNEKTTNIPVIFLTAKGSETDEIVGLELGADDYIVKPISIPKLLARIKLVLRRSEEIKTKTHIEKFIKVGRIEIFPDQYRVFVNKKEVFFPKKEFEVLLYLAMHKGKVVNRESLLNAIWGDTYVIERTIDVHIRKIREKLGSLTDYIETIKGVGYRLREDV; encoded by the coding sequence ATGCGAAAAACAATCTTAATAGTAGATGATGAAAAGGATATAGTCGATTTACTAAAGTATAATCTTCAAAAAGAAGGCTACAAAGTTGAGACTGCTTTTGATGGTGAAAAGGCACTCGAGTTGGTAGAACGCCAACCCGACCTAATTTTATTAGACATAATGCTTCCCGAATACAGCGGCTTGGAGGTTGTTAAAGAAGTAAAGAAGAACGAGAAGACAACCAACATTCCTGTAATATTTTTAACTGCGAAGGGGAGCGAAACCGATGAGATAGTCGGGTTGGAACTTGGCGCCGACGATTATATTGTTAAGCCGATAAGTATTCCTAAACTTTTAGCACGCATCAAATTGGTTCTAAGACGGAGCGAAGAAATAAAAACAAAAACACATATAGAAAAATTTATAAAGGTGGGAAGAATAGAAATATTTCCGGACCAATACAGGGTTTTTGTAAATAAGAAGGAGGTTTTCTTTCCTAAAAAGGAATTTGAAGTTTTGTTATATCTCGCTATGCATAAAGGTAAAGTAGTAAACCGAGAATCTCTATTGAATGCAATTTGGGGCGATACCTACGTTATCGAGAGAACTATCGACGTTCACATTCGAAAGATACGCGAGAAATTAGGCTCGCTTACCGATTACATCGAAACTATTAAGGGTGTTGGTTACCGATTAAGGGAGGATGTATGA
- a CDS encoding MauE/DoxX family redox-associated membrane protein: MIRKVIGNKFLTYASRVVVGFVLIMASVPKVAEPAAFAKSIQAYQILPPFFINVFAISIPWLELVIGIFLIFGLLLRGSSLLSAILFAAFSVLIAVSLLRGLSIDCGCFGLDGAPLSWSRFFEDIGLLLLSILIYYNSIKFFITKN; encoded by the coding sequence ATGATTAGAAAAGTTATCGGTAACAAATTTTTAACATACGCTTCGCGTGTAGTTGTAGGTTTTGTTTTAATTATGGCAAGCGTACCAAAGGTTGCCGAACCAGCCGCATTCGCCAAATCGATTCAAGCTTATCAAATTCTTCCACCGTTTTTCATAAATGTATTTGCCATCTCTATACCATGGCTTGAATTGGTTATCGGTATATTCTTAATCTTCGGATTATTGCTAAGGGGGAGCTCGCTTTTATCGGCTATTTTATTTGCTGCTTTTTCTGTTTTGATTGCTGTTAGTTTATTGCGAGGACTTTCCATCGATTGCGGGTGTTTCGGGCTCGACGGTGCACCTTTAAGCTGGAGCAGATTTTTTGAAGATATCGGATTGTTACTACTATCTATTCTGATATATTATAACTCGATAAAATTCTTCATCACTAAAAATTAA
- a CDS encoding rhodanese-like domain-containing protein, whose protein sequence is MIEIFKPKNSFHEALIIIVFVLLIAIVYNTLSPKGIALLNQSPIYNEVSDSLLFNHTTIVSDTASNRSVSLSQLQRLITTKSALIIDARNPEAYQEGHIPTAINIPYLNMFDYMSRLVTIPTDTPIVIYCEGVNCELSTNLAKAMKDMNFKRVFIYHDGMEGWEKAK, encoded by the coding sequence ATGATAGAAATTTTTAAACCAAAAAATTCGTTTCATGAGGCATTAATAATAATCGTTTTCGTTCTGCTTATTGCAATTGTTTATAATACTTTATCGCCTAAGGGAATTGCACTTTTAAATCAATCTCCCATATACAACGAAGTAAGCGATTCACTTTTATTCAATCACACTACAATAGTTTCTGATACCGCTTCAAATCGGTCAGTATCTTTATCCCAATTGCAGCGGCTAATTACAACAAAATCAGCATTAATTATTGATGCGCGAAATCCAGAAGCGTATCAAGAAGGTCATATTCCAACCGCTATCAACATTCCTTACTTGAATATGTTTGATTATATGTCCAGGTTAGTTACAATTCCTACCGATACGCCCATTGTAATTTACTGTGAAGGAGTTAATTGCGAGTTAAGCACGAACTTGGCAAAAGCTATGAAGGATATGAACTTTAAACGAGTATTTATTTATCACGATGGTATGGAGGGTTGGGAGAAAGCTAAATGA
- the fmt gene encoding methionyl-tRNA formyltransferase: MRIIFMGTPEFAIPSLSLLLENYCDVAAVVTTPDKPQGRGQTLAFSAVKQFALRKELKVLQPESLKDENFISQLKGLNADLFVIVAFRILPSEVFTIPKLGAFNLHASLLPKYRGAAPINWAIINGEKETGVTTFFLQEKVDTGNVILQARLPIKENETAGELHDRLTEIGAEIVLHTVRLIEAGKVKPKSQDDSVATPAPKIFKEHCVIDWNKSALQIHNFVRGLSPSPCAHTHHNGKLIRIFKTKIIDNYTKDQSGKIIDSSKRALVATGEGAIEILELQQEGKRRLSAEEFLRGYHLTKNDKFE, encoded by the coding sequence ATGCGAATTATATTTATGGGGACTCCCGAATTTGCCATCCCCAGTTTAAGTTTGTTGTTAGAAAATTATTGCGATGTTGCAGCAGTTGTAACCACTCCTGATAAACCGCAGGGGAGAGGACAAACTTTGGCTTTTTCTGCGGTCAAACAATTCGCTTTACGAAAAGAGCTGAAAGTTCTTCAACCTGAATCGCTGAAAGACGAAAACTTTATTTCTCAATTAAAAGGATTGAATGCTGACCTGTTTGTTATCGTTGCTTTCCGAATTCTTCCGAGCGAAGTTTTTACTATACCGAAACTTGGTGCGTTTAATTTACATGCTTCGCTTTTACCGAAATATCGCGGTGCAGCACCAATCAACTGGGCAATCATTAATGGCGAAAAAGAAACCGGCGTAACAACTTTTTTTCTACAGGAGAAAGTCGATACCGGAAACGTTATCTTGCAAGCCCGCTTACCAATTAAGGAAAACGAAACTGCCGGCGAGTTACACGATCGGCTTACTGAAATAGGTGCTGAGATTGTGTTACACACCGTTCGTTTAATAGAAGCTGGTAAAGTCAAACCAAAATCTCAGGATGACTCGGTAGCCACACCGGCGCCAAAAATATTTAAAGAACATTGTGTTATTGATTGGAATAAAAGCGCCCTACAAATTCATAATTTTGTTCGCGGTCTTTCACCGTCACCTTGTGCACATACTCATCACAACGGAAAACTAATACGAATATTCAAAACTAAGATTATCGATAATTATACGAAAGATCAATCAGGAAAAATTATCGATTCATCCAAACGAGCGTTAGTAGCAACGGGTGAGGGTGCGATTGAAATATTGGAACTTCAGCAGGAAGGCAAACGCCGGTTGAGTGCGGAAGAATTCCTGCGCGGATACCATCTAACAAAGAATGATAAATTCGAATGA
- the def gene encoding peptide deformylase: MSVLPIYLDGTKPLRKKAKPVSQIDDSTLKFIMDMFETMHSADGIGLAANQVGVLQRIIVVDVSFLEEYEDVKPFALINPEVISEEGKCSMEEGCLSVPDVRGEIERPQKIVVNYKDTKFKDQQIVAEDLLARVILHELDHLNGVLFVDYLTKSKKQELKEAIEKIQNGEVATKYPVVTTQRVIL, encoded by the coding sequence TTGTCAGTATTACCCATATATTTAGATGGCACAAAGCCGCTTCGTAAAAAGGCGAAACCAGTTTCCCAAATAGATGATTCTACTCTGAAGTTTATTATGGACATGTTCGAGACGATGCACAGCGCCGATGGTATCGGCTTAGCGGCTAATCAGGTTGGCGTTCTGCAGCGAATAATTGTAGTTGATGTTTCATTCCTCGAAGAGTATGAAGATGTAAAACCATTTGCACTAATCAATCCCGAAGTGATTTCTGAAGAAGGTAAATGCTCTATGGAAGAGGGCTGTTTAAGTGTCCCGGATGTTCGCGGCGAAATAGAACGACCTCAAAAAATTGTAGTAAATTACAAGGACACTAAATTCAAAGATCAACAAATTGTAGCAGAAGATTTATTAGCACGGGTAATTCTACACGAGCTGGATCATTTGAACGGTGTTTTGTTCGTTGATTATTTGACTAAGTCGAAGAAGCAAGAATTAAAAGAAGCAATCGAAAAAATTCAGAATGGTGAAGTTGCAACAAAATATCCCGTCGTAACTACACAAAGAGTCATTTTATAA
- a CDS encoding C40 family peptidase, whose translation MTSKQIFISILIIVNSFLFYACSGSDPRFKAKEFRAPEEKDTNKEFRFASEEAKEEAAEDDRKVDIPSVKDQILKSAPPKSPERAERDKVLIEVLSLIGTPYSYGGNDSDGIDCSSFSCQIFEKSFGIKLPRSTNEQYRIGSSVLKSELAFGDLVFFNTTGRNPSHVGVYLGDDLFAHASRSFGVTISSMQSTYYKKRYVGAKRVVE comes from the coding sequence ATGACTTCTAAACAAATATTTATTTCGATTTTAATAATTGTTAATTCGTTTCTATTTTATGCTTGCTCAGGTTCTGACCCGCGATTCAAGGCTAAGGAATTTCGGGCGCCAGAGGAAAAGGATACGAACAAAGAATTCCGTTTTGCAAGCGAAGAAGCAAAAGAAGAAGCGGCAGAAGATGACCGCAAGGTTGATATACCATCTGTAAAAGACCAAATACTAAAATCTGCACCACCGAAAAGTCCGGAACGAGCCGAGCGCGATAAAGTACTTATCGAGGTGTTAAGTTTGATTGGTACTCCTTATTCTTACGGGGGAAACGATTCGGATGGAATTGATTGCTCCAGTTTTTCCTGTCAGATTTTTGAAAAATCTTTCGGTATCAAACTACCCCGTTCAACCAACGAACAATATCGAATAGGTTCATCAGTTTTAAAATCCGAATTGGCTTTTGGCGACTTGGTATTTTTCAATACAACCGGGCGGAATCCTTCACACGTAGGAGTTTATTTAGGCGATGATTTGTTTGCTCATGCGAGTCGTTCGTTCGGAGTTACGATATCATCTATGCAAAGTACATATTATAAAAAAAGATATGTTGGTGCGAAGAGAGTAGTTGAATAG